In Yarrowia lipolytica chromosome 1F, complete sequence, a genomic segment contains:
- a CDS encoding uncharacterized protein (Compare to YALI0F19844g, some similarities with uniprot|P40514 Saccharomyces cerevisiae YIL067c hypothetical protein, similar to Saccharomyces cerevisiae YIL067C; ancestral locus Anc_7.257), translating to MLRLSWPKWTYGPSPPVNPNVTLWCKSAQLWPLRLRDGPKLQRNEQRRTIWSAAMVAFVALWWLIALSLFSQSFWRVPEDTSLSGCAENWHVWKPDCGVNATGCLPPFEPLPDGTRREMRLKCPVGCVRGSWKWGETLVGMQSVQYRPYVIGGGLEKETDVQEDEQEDYEESDLHVGGFFKRQTKEEEATNRYYRADSSPCAAALHAGLVSPYTGGTFRLRFEGPRDSFMGSKGAYTIDSIDFDAPFPASFSVHEDHVSGGKDNRISIVAFCVIMSFIFGYFCVNVAGFYWVQFLVSFWVLVMVADPIVDFSRGAGPTSLAVREFWLSMAVERLLPAVLGGYIIYRAAVKNMIGTDENPARTPGGDDGYANVESVSSGHVDGGDEDEVDENDDSDLENGDSLFKTFEKVPRSLGTPSLSRLLLWNSGLWCGVLENYTFANLPVDRLMVSDLNARPEGWIVVIVFVIIIIAAIASQTYLIWRAGLFQRYIVVYISLVLLLVGLGLVGALNNLELRIHHYIIGLVLVTGASTYTHLGLLYQGLLVGLYVNGVGRWGFDSTLESPSALARGSVVNQDIELMLVDSELTWGPPPGPGIYTPSLMVDDVVVLSASGMDEGVDVDYIQSVVGRRPTFIRAGYVDGGYSLPLVL from the coding sequence ATGTTGCGACTGAGCTGGCCCAAATGGACATACGGCCCATCACCTCCCGTCAACCCAAACGTTACCCTGTGGTGCAAATCCGCTCAGCTCTGGCCTCTACGATTGCGCGACGGACCCAAATTACAGCGCAATGAACAGCGCAGAACCATTTGGTCGGCCGCCATGGTCGCCTTTGTCGCCCTCTGGTGGCTCATTGCGTTATCTCTCTTCTCACAGTCTTTTTGGCGGGTTCCAGAAGACACCAGCTTGTCGGGGTGTGCGGAAAACTGGCACGTGTGGAAGCCCGACTGTGGAGTCAACGCCACGGGCTGTCTACCGCCGTTCGAGCCGCTGCCAGACGGGACGAGAAGAGAAATGCGTCTCAAGTGCCCCGTGGGATGCGTCAGGGGCTCCTGGAAATGGGGAGAAACCCTGGTGGGCATGCAATCGGTGCAATACCGCCCCTACGTGATCGGAGGCGGCctcgaaaaagaaaccgACGTGCAGGAAgacgagcaggaggacTACGAAGAGAGCGATCTGCACGTGGGCGGATTCTTCAAACGACAGAcgaaggaggaggaagctACCAACAGATACTACCGGGCCGACTCAAGCCCCTGCGCAGCGGCTCTGCATGCGGGACTCGTATCACCATACACGGGGGGAACGTTTCGACTTCGTTTCGAGGGCCCTAGAGACTCTTTCATGGGCTCGAAGGGGGCCTACACCATTGACAGTATAGACTTTGATGCGCCGTTCCCCGCTTCCTTCTCCGTGCACGaggatcacgtgagcgGAGGTAAAGACAACCGCATTTCCATTGTGGCCTTTTGTGTGATCATGTCCTTCATTTTCGGCTACTTTTGTGTCAATGTCGCTGGCTTCTACTGGGTGCAGTTCCTTGTATCCTTCTGGGTTCTGGTCATGGTTGCCGACCCCATTGTCGACTTTTCTCGAGGGGCAGGCCCCACCAGCCTCGCAGTCCGCGAGTTCTGGCTGAGTATGGCTGTGGAGCGACTTCTGCCTGCTGTGCTCGGAGGATACATTATTTATAGAGCTGCCGTCAAGAACATGATTGGAACCGACGAGAACCCCGCTCGAACTCCAGGAGGAGACGATGGCTACGCTAACGTGGAGTCTGTTAGCTCCGGTCAtgttgatggaggagacgaaGACGAAGTCGACGAGAATGACGACTCGGATCTGGAGAATGGTGACTCGTTGTTCAAGACCTTCGAGAAAGTGCCCCGATCGCTGGGAACACCCTCCCTCTCACGATTGCTGCTCTGGAACTCTGGATTGTGGTGTGGAGTGCTTGAGAACTACACCTTCGCCAATCTTCCCGTGGATAGACTGATGGTGAGCGATCTAAACGCACGGCCCGAGGGCTGGATTGTGgtcattgtgtttgtgatCATCATTATAGCTGCTATCGCCTCGCAAACCTACCTCATTTGGCGAGCTGGGCTATTCCAGCGCTATATTGTGGTCTACATCTCTCTAGTGCTTCTGTTGGTGGGGTTGGGTCTGGTAGGCGCCCTGAACAACTTGGAGCTGCGGATCCACCATTACATCATCGGCTTGGTACTGGTTACGGGAGCATCTACATACACCCATCTCGGTTTGCTCTACCAGGGCCTCTTGGTAGGTCTATACGTGAACGGAGTGGGTCGCTGGGGCTTTGATTCGACCCTAGAATCCCCCTCGGCGCTAGCTCGGGGCTCAGTAGTCAACCAGGACATTGAACTAATGCTGGTGGATAGTGAGCTGACTTGGGGCCCCCCACCTGGGCCTGGAATCTACACGCCTTCGCTGATGGTAGATGACGTCGTGGTGCTTTCGGCCTCAGGCATGGACGAAGGAGTGGACGTTGATTACATTCAATCGGTAGTGGGCCGACGTCCGACGTTTATCCGAGCCGGCTACGTCGATGGAGGATACTCTCTGCCGCTGGTCTTGTAA
- a CDS encoding uncharacterized protein (Compare to YALI0F19866g, similar to uniprot|P19145 Saccharomyces cerevisiae General amino-acid permease GAP1 YKR039w) has product MHLLNANAETMRQDALENFAEPLVYMSRACQVHGKQHVCTMTEEKTHSLSPNDSVSSGIGEIKTTSKWRNFVDSFKEADLHDVDTEGMTELEISQLKAANSPLQRSLKDRHVKMIAIGGSIGTGLFVGSGGALAQGGPAALLIAYTLVGSLLFCTINSLGELAVAFPVSGAFATFSSNFIDPAWGFAMGWNYTLNWFITFPLELVAASITVDLWREFNNSNISPAAWVAIFYVAIVSINFFGAKGYGEAEFIFSIIKVVAVVGFILFSLILVCGGVPGNGYIGGKHFHDPGAFANSFKGVAATFINAAFAFGGTELVGLAAAETENPRRAIPSATKQVFWRCFIFYFLSLLFIGLIVPYNSPELLAQGSVLGSASPFVIAIKNAGVKGLPSVMNVVIMVAVLSVGNSAIYGCSRTVAALAAQGMAPKIFGYIDRTGRPLVGIIACSIFGLLAFVCAAPKEVENEVFFWLLSVAGLSGTFTWGSVNLCHIRWRLAIKKQGRELKREVTFKSRVGIWGSIYSFVFCIVILAFQFWVALFPVGGADPTPRVFFQAYLCVPVILVFYFVYKIWKRTKIWKLADINLDVGRREFDYDALQRQLEAEKIEMATRPWYVRWGNYWC; this is encoded by the coding sequence ATGCACCTTCTGAACGCTAACGCCGAAACCATGAGACAAGATGCCCTGGAAAACTTTGCTGAGCCTCTGGTATATATGTCGAGAGCGTGCCAGGTGCATGGAAAACAACACGTTTGCACCATGACCGAAGAAAAAACGCATTCGCTGTCGCCCAATGACTCTGTCAGCAGCGGCATTGGCGAGATCAAGACCACCTCCAAGTGGCGTAACTTTGTCGATTCcttcaaggaggccgacCTCCACGATGTCGACACCGAGGGCATGACCGAGCTCGAAATCTCGCAGCTCAAGGCCGCTAACTCGCCCCTGCAGCGGTCCCTCAAGGACAGACACGTCAAGATGATTGCCATTGGAGGTTCCATTGGAACCGGTTTGTTTGTGGGATCGGGAGGAGCTCTGGCCCAGGGTGGACCCGCCGCCCTGCTCATTGCATACACTCTTGTCGgttctcttctcttctgcaCAATCAACTCTCTCGGAGAGCTTGCTGTCGCGTTCCCTGTCTCAGGAGCCTTTGCTACCTTTTCGTCCAACTTTATTGACCCTGCCTGGGGTTTTGCCATGGGCTGGAACTACACTCTCAACTGGTTTATCACTTTCCCTCTCGAACTAGTCGCCGCGTCTATTACCGTCGACCTGTGGCGTGAATTTAACAATTCCAACATCTCGCCTGCAGCCTGGGTTGCCATCTTCTATGTGGCGATTGTGTCCATCAACTTCTTTGGCGCCAAGGGCTACGGAGAGGCCGAGTTCATtttctccatcatcaaggtTGTAGCCGTGGTCGGATTCATTCTGTTCTCTCTCATTCTCGTCTGCGGAGGAGTCCCTGGAAACGGATATATTGGAGGTAAGCACTTCCACGACCCCGGTGCCTTTGCAAACAGCTTCAAGGGTGTGGCTGCCACCTTCATCAATGCAGCCTTCGCGTTTGGAGGAACTGAGCTGGTCGGTCTAGCTGCTGCCGAGACTGAGAACCCCCGACGAGCCATCCCCTCTGCCACCAAGCAGGTCTTCTGGCGATGTTTCATCTTCTACTTCCTGTCTTTGCTTTTCATCGGCCTTATTGTGCCCTACAATTCTCCCGAGCTGCTTGCTCAGGGCTCTGTTCTGGGCTCTGCCTCTCCCTTTGTCATTGCTATCAAGAACGCTGGTGTCAAGGGACTGCCCTCCGTCATGAACGTGGTCATCATGGTCGCCGTTTTGTCTGTCGGAAACTCCGCTATCTACGGCTGCTCTCGAACCgtggctgctctggctgCCCAGGGAATGGCCCCCAAGATCTTTGGCTACATTGATCGAACCGGCCGACCTCTTGTGGGTATCATTGCCTGCTCCATCTTTGGTCTGTTGGCCTTTGTCTGTGCCGCCcccaaggaggttgagaacgaggtcttcttctggcttCTGTCGGTCGCAGGTCTGTCTGGAACCTTCACCTGGGGCTCCGTCAACCTGTGCCATATCCGATGGCGActggccatcaagaagcagggCCGAGAGCTCAAGCGAGAAGTCACCTTCAAGTCGCGAGTCGGCATCTGGGGCTCCATCTACTCCTTTGTTTTCTGCATTGTCATTCTGGCCTTCCAGTTCTGGGTGGCTCTCTTCCCCGTTGGAGGAGCCGACCCTACTCCCCGGGTCTTCTTCCAGGCCTATCTGTGTGTGCCTGTCATTCTCGTTTTCTACTTTGTTTACAAGATCTGGAAGCGAACTAAGATCTGGAAGCTCGCGGACATCAACCTCGACGTGGGCCGACGGGAGTTCGACTACGACGCCTTGCAGCGACagctggaggccgagaaaATCGAGATGGCTACCCGACCCTGGTACGTGCGATGGGGCAACTACTGGTGCTAA
- a CDS encoding uncharacterized protein (Compare to YALI0F19822g, some similarities with uniprot|O13337 Magnaporthe grisea Putative transcriptional regulator), with product MYIDIYIYQWLTGKRNQTSTTMFPYHQLLPLNKNHSKRPRRKYNEIERLYVCNWHGCSKAYGTLNHLNAHVAAQGHGSKRAPSEFKELRRMWKEQKKAKLIEQQYGHVPQLQGSSAVVQGPSQTGPPAPGNGYYPYGYQNGQQTTPVTQPQSYYPQRLAPIQSHYTYDKKDGEPMVPTSASPNFANSGVGQVMATVNNTAVVSGLTTPVTPSNSTTVAATGSAQPGYNYYMDQSQSAQQNQYMKYYPKPTSSYQYGAATSQYARAGTDMGYQE from the coding sequence ATGTAtatagatatatatatatatcaatGGCTCACGGGCAAACGAAACCAGACCTCCACAACGATGTTCCCCTACCACCAACTGCTGCCGCTCAACAAAAACCATTCGAAACGCCCAAGGCGCAAGTACAACGAGATTGAGCGTTTGTACGTGTGCAACTGGCACGGCTGTTCCAAGGCCTATGGCACCCTCAACCATCTCAACGCGCACGTTGCGGCCCAAGGCCACGGCTCCAAGCGCGCCCCCAGCGagttcaaggagctgcGACGCATGTGGAAGGAGCAAAAGAAGGCAAAGCTCATCGAACAGCAGTACGGACACGTCCCCCAGCTACAAGGCTCGTCGGCAGTAGTCCAGGGCCCCTCACAGACCGGACCTCCTGCTCCGGGCAACGGCTACTACCCGTACGGATACCAGAATGGCCAGCAAACCACGCCCGTGACCCAGCCACAGAGCTACTATCCCCAGAGACTCGCTCCCATCCAGAGTCACTACACgtacgacaagaaggacggcGAACCCATGGTGCCTACCAGCGCATCACCGAATTTTGCAAACTCGGGCGTAGGCCAGGTGATGGCTACCGTCAACAACACAGCTGTGGTTTCCGGCCTGACAACGCCCGTCACGCCGTCAAACTCCACTACAGTGGCCGCTACGGGCTCGGCGCAACCAGGATACAACTACTACATGGATCAGTCGCAATCGGCACAGCAAAATCAGTACATGAAGTACTACCCCAAGCCGACGTCGTCGTACCAGTACGGCGCCGCTACATCACAGTACGCGCGCGCAGGCACGGATATGGGTTATCAGGAGTAG
- a CDS encoding uncharacterized protein (Compare to YALI0F19888g, weakly similar to DEHA-IPF1503.1 Debaryomyces hansenii DEHA0D08371g), whose product MSTAQLSPLEQLLALLPKLFEGNGNLATVTSLLPSGLLETVLNSPYGPALVDILNSQTGNRPLEYSDRLLSIMPIPRWAWTGTGVAKVVKMAHQVVGNELPVNVVNLVMTTQYNIYGNFPTKSDIAPSAIFVAVNGILMCAHFYVFARGYMRNHHFWPSFGLGWHCILNMLGFGMRIGWAKNVLDIKLGIASTVMIVVSIVYVNAMNLLLAHRILTFRHPETGDATWFGWAMIGVYLVIIGVIVMAVISQVVIFLYFLNYQNWRQATGAMQASSVFATLVAIGGVFLIGLAYVLPRGALSLHNDDRRRLPASNIESYGMFYFPPKYSQVLQYEADPSAKIDSGKLAARVLNGRDLGSSAAIIIITSLILTTTAAMRCATCFLGERWSLNVAPIYSNTLFYIGFGLFETIANVIFLVVRIDLRFYIPDWPIKGTGPLTIKPGTMEIMTDPYRQGPPGMGPDEKHFEKAHFEEVQPPMPPMPTYGASYGPISYAGLSPEVLAAANAMNTTPGAIQQTEEEAERAAEKAANPHTPFSEATKLPTDSEFVDPIPPMPEKKLKHSPELREATLPQLVNLGSAPGTPNAAAATFGEIPHATPMSMPTVSQTPMPTLPTITTAHEPSFAQLQRERLDATPSLPEISFPPTPYQIRAVTPAAFPTPIISPATPQQFPEAHFSRVTTPMERGFTPVTRGFTPKQDLNEPTYGVPYAERVSIPSPVHDYDPHYSKPYEEPKDEFRNSGGSEEV is encoded by the coding sequence ATGTCGACAGCCCAACTGTCGCCGTTAGAGCAGTTGCTGGCGCTGCTGCCAAAACTGTTTGAGGGAAACGGAAACCTCGCCACAGTCACGTCGCTGCTACCTTCAGGTCTACTAGAAACAGTGCTCAACTCGCCCTATGGCCCCGCTCTCGTCGATATTCTCAACTCACAGACAGGCAACCGGCCACTCGAGTACTCAGATAGATTGCTCTCGATCATGCCGATCCCACGATGGGCATGGACGGGAACCGGAGTCGCCAAGGTGGTCAAAATGGCCCACCAAGTTGTGGGAAATGAACTTCCcgtcaatgtcgtcaaCCTCGTCATGACCACACAATACAATATTTACGGTAACTTCCCCACCAAAAGCGATATTGCACCCTCAGCCATTTTCGTGGCAGTCAACGGCATCCTCATGTGCGCCCACTTTTATGTGTTTGCCCGAGGTTACATGCGAAACCACCACTTCTGGCCCTCCTTCGGCCTAGGATGGCACTGCATTCTCAACATGCTGGGTTTTGGCATGCGAATCGGCTGGGCCAAAAATGTGCTTGACATTAAGCTCGGTATCGCGTCCACGGTCATGATTGTTGTTTCTATTGTCTACGTCAACGCTATGAACCTGCTGCTAGCACACCGAATTCTCACATTTAGACATCCTGAAACGGGTGATGCCACGTGGTTCGGTTGGGCCATGATTGGCGTCTACCTTGTCATTATCGGAGTCATTGTTATGGCCGTCATTTCGCAAGTTGTTATCTTCCTCTACTTTTTGAACTACCAAAACTGGAGACAGGCCACAGGAGCCATGCAAGCATCTTCCGTGTTTGCAACACTGGTCGCCATAGGAGGAGTATTTCTCATTGGTCTGGCATACGTTCTTCCCCGAGGAGCCCTTTCTCTCCATAACGACGACCGACGGCGTCTCCCAGCTTCAAACATTGAGTCTTACGGCATGTTCTACTTCCCTCCCAAGTACTCGCAGGTGCTGCAGTATGAGGCAGATCCCAGTGCCAAAATTGATTCTGGCAAGCTGGCTGCTCGTGTGTTGAACGGACGAGATCTTGGCTCCTCTGCCGCCATCATTATTATCACTTCTCTGATTCTTACCACCACAGCTGCCATGCGATGTGCTACCTGTTTCCTGGGTGAGCGATGGTCACTCAACGTGGCACccatctacagtaacacTCTATTCTACATTGGTTTCGGACTGTTTGAGACTATTGCCAACGTCATCTTCCTCGTGGTTCGAATCGATCTGCGATTCTACATTCCCGACTGGCCTATCAAGGGCACTGGTCCTCTGACCATCAAACCCGGCACTATGGAGATTATGACCGATCCGTACCGACAGGGTCCTCCTGGTATGGGTCCCGATGAGAAACACTTCGAGAAGGCTCATTTCGAGGAGGTCCAACCTCCAATGCCTCCCATGCCCACCTATGGAGCAAGCTACGGACCCATTTCGTACGCTGGTCTGTCCCCAGAGGTGCTGGCAGCTGCTAACGCCATGAATACCACACCTGGAGCTATTCAGCAaaccgaggaggaagctGAGCGAGCTGCTGAGAAGGCCGCTAACCCCCACACTCCCTTCTCCGAGGCTACCAAGCTGCCTACGGACTCTGAGTTTGTGGATCCCATCCCTCCAATGCCCGAAAAGAAGCTGAAGCATTCTCCCGAGCTCAGAGAGGCTACTCTTCCTCAGCTTGTGAATCTGGGAAGTGCGCCTGGAACCCCCAACGCTGCGGCTGCCACCTTTGGAGAGATCCCCCACGCCACTCCGATGTCCATGCCCACAGTGTCGCAGACTCCCATGCCCACCTTACCTACCATTACCACAGCCCACGAGCCCAGTTTCGCACAGCTCCAACGAGAGCGACTGGACGCCACTCCTTCTCTGCCCGAGATTTCTTTCCCCCCTACCCCTTACCAGATTCGAGCTGTTACCCCAGCAGCGTTCCCCACACCCATCATTTCTCCTGCCACTCCCCAGCAGTTCCCCGAGGCTCACTTTTCTCGAGTCACGACGCCCATGGAGCGTGGTTTCACGCCTGTTACACGTGGATTCACTCCTAAGCAGGATCTCAATGAGCCTACTTACGGCGTGCCCTACGCTGAGCGGGTGAGCATCCCCTCACCGGTGCACGATTACGATCCTCATTACAGCAAGCCTTATGAGGAGCCTAAGGACGAGTTCCGAAACAGCGGGGGCAGTGAGGAGGTTTAG